The following coding sequences are from one Gossypium hirsutum isolate 1008001.06 chromosome A12, Gossypium_hirsutum_v2.1, whole genome shotgun sequence window:
- the LOC121203443 gene encoding uncharacterized protein, giving the protein MVMGRVRNWWSHSKTVAVIWFSSLALFFFLFQLALRNSTSLSSLPSSESAMANSNRRSTLYDKMERDLDQHGAAFLKHGETSQSLSLSDLFTLKDGFVTPVLKAAHPPVRANVLYMSTEYSVPISKAVKQVFDPYFDKAIWFQNSSLYHFSMFHASHHIAPVPASEIEIEAEAAAAKAVAEGLCPLEIVLDRVVLTSTGVLLGCWQVISGTDPVSIRAKLRTALPRAPEKQLYDEAILHTSFARLLSHPKASLMDTDSTSNPIKLFHKLVSQLNNEIRGFKAKVKELWYVEEYDVLALALNGKMKVRRFQMGCSRT; this is encoded by the exons ATGGTGATGGGTAGAGTTAGAAATTGGTGGAGCCATTCCAAAACTGTAGCTGTTATATGGTTCTCTTCTCTTGCTTTGTTCTTCTTTCTCTTCCAATTGGCTCTCcgaaattccacttctctttcttcCCTTCCTTCTTCAG AGTCTGCTATGGCAAATAGCAATCGAAGATCAACATTGTATGATAAAATGGAAAGGGATTTGGACCAGCATGGAGCAGCTTTTCTTAAACATGGTGAAACTTCTCAATCGCTGTCACTTTCAGATCTCTTTACTTTGAAAGATGGATTTGTAACACCTGTACTTAAG GCAGCACATCCTCCTGTACGGGCCAACGTCTTGTATATGAGCACAGAATACTCAGTGCCCATCTc GAAGGCTGTAAAGCAAGTATTTGATCCATATTTTGACAAAG CGATCTGGTTTCAGAACTCAAGCTTGTACCATTTCAGTATGTTCCACGCATCGCATCATATTGCACCTGTTCCCGCCTCTGAAATTGAG ATTGAAGCTGAAGCAGCTGCTGCTAAAGCTGTTGCAGAGGGGCTATGCCCTTTAGAAATCGTCTTAGACAGGGTAGTTTTAACTTCGACTGGTGTGCTTCTTGGCTGCTGGCAG GTAATTTCTGGAACGGATCCCGTAAGCATTCGTGCTAAATTGAGAACAGCACTTCCACGAGCACCAGAGAAGCAACTT TATGATGAGGCTATTCTTCACACGTCTTTTGCAAGGCTTCTGAGTCACCCTAAAGCTTCACTCATG GACACTGATAGTACTTCAAATCCAATCAAACTTTTCCATAAGCTAGTCTCTCAACTAAACAATGAAATCCGTGGATTTAAG GCAAAGGTAAAGGAGCTGTGGTATGTGGAGGAATATGATGTGTTGGCCCTTGCCTTAAATGGAAAAATGAAGGTGCGCAGGTTCCAAATGGGTTGCTCAAGAACCTGA
- the LOC107941927 gene encoding transcription factor ILI3, with product MSGASNNITDDELNALILRLGTLLPQLNHGRHGRASPSTTKILKETCSYIRRLQKEVDDLSERLLQCLDSMDITSSDAEFLTNLLQQ from the exons ATGTCTGGAGCTTCAAACAATATCACAGATGATGAGCTCAATGCTCTCATCTTAAGACTTGGAACATTGCTTCCTCAGCTCAATCATGGCCGCCATGGCAGG GCATCACCATCGACaacgaaaattttgaaagaaacatGCAGTTATATCAGAAGATTACAGAAAGAAGTAGATGATTTGAGTGAGAGGCTATTGCAATGTCTAGATTCCATGGATATAACTAGCTCTGATGCTGAATTTCTTACAAATTTGCTTCAACAGTAA
- the LOC107941924 gene encoding HVA22-like protein a, with product MGSGAGSFLKVFFKNFDILAGPVISLLYPLYASVRAIESESRADDRQWLTYWVLYSMITLLELTFAKVIEWIPIWSHAKLIFTCWLVIPYFSGAAYVYEHYLRPFFMNPQQTISIWYVPSKKDFFSKPDDILTAAERYIEENGTDAFEKLIHRADKSRSSGYIYDDDGYRY from the exons ATGGGATCTGGCGCTGGAAGTTTTCTtaaggttttttttaagaactttGATATTCTTGCTGG GCCAGTTATTAGTCTTCTGTATCCTCT TTATGCCTCAGTTAGGGCAATTGAATCCGAGTCTCGTGCCGATGACCGACAATGGCTTACATATTGGGTTCTCTATTCCATGATTACATTGCTGGAACTCACCTTTGCCAAAGTCATTGAATG GATCCCAATCTGGTCTCACGCGAAGCTGATTTTCACCTGCTGGCTGGTCATCCCGTACTTCAGTGGTGCTGCTTATGTTTACGAGCATTATTTGAGACCTTTCTTTATGAACCCACAACAGACAATTAGCATCTGGTATGTCCCGAGTAAGAAGGACTTCTTCAGTAAACCAGATGATATTTTAACTGCTGCCGAGAGATACATTGAAGAGAACGGGACTGATGCATTTGAGAAGCTCATTCATAGG GCTGACAAGTCGAGGAGCAGTGGTTACATATATGATGACGATGGCTACAGATATTGA